Proteins found in one Desulfovibrio sp. genomic segment:
- a CDS encoding YbaB/EbfC family nucleoid-associated protein: MRNMNDILRQAQVMQNKIAKLQQDMGEHSYEASSGGGMVKAEVSGKQELRKLIIDPKALEGNDVEMLQDLILAAVNEAGRIARETMEREMSSISGGIKLPGLF; the protein is encoded by the coding sequence ATGCGGAACATGAACGACATTCTGCGCCAGGCGCAGGTTATGCAGAACAAAATCGCCAAACTCCAGCAGGATATGGGCGAACACAGCTACGAAGCCAGCAGCGGCGGCGGCATGGTCAAGGCCGAAGTCTCCGGCAAGCAGGAGCTGCGCAAGCTGATCATTGACCCCAAGGCCCTTGAAGGCAACGATGTTGAAATGCTCCAGGATCTTATTCTGGCCGCTGTTAACGAAGCCGGTCGCATCGCTCGCGAAACCATGGAGCGCGAAATGAGCTCCATCTCTGGCGGCATCAAGCTGCCCGGCCTTTTCTAG
- the recR gene encoding recombination mediator RecR, which yields MHDRIPEPLKALVEQLSRLPGLGPKSAMRAAMALLKWPEAETRRLGRGIHDLRDNLHLCSRCGGLSSTDPCAVCSDTERTRDTLCLVTEWDSMLTLDEGGFYHGQYLILGGLLAPLERMDSDSLDMDRLVKRLGEGEVHELILALGATLEAENTASFIRQMVRRQFPTVRVSRLAQGIPLGAEVKFMDKETLRQSLQFRQDLS from the coding sequence ATGCACGATCGGATTCCCGAACCGCTCAAGGCCCTGGTAGAGCAGCTTTCGCGTCTGCCGGGCCTTGGCCCCAAATCCGCCATGCGGGCCGCCATGGCCCTGCTCAAATGGCCGGAAGCCGAAACTCGGCGTCTTGGGCGCGGCATCCACGACCTGCGCGACAACCTGCACCTCTGTTCGCGCTGCGGGGGGCTTTCTTCCACTGACCCCTGCGCCGTCTGTTCCGATACGGAGCGCACCCGCGATACGCTTTGCCTTGTCACCGAATGGGACAGCATGCTCACGCTGGACGAAGGCGGCTTTTACCACGGCCAGTATTTGATTCTGGGCGGCCTGCTTGCACCCCTTGAGCGCATGGATTCCGACAGCCTCGACATGGACAGACTGGTGAAGCGCCTGGGCGAAGGCGAGGTGCATGAGCTCATTCTGGCACTGGGCGCAACGCTTGAGGCGGAGAATACGGCTTCCTTCATCCGGCAGATGGTGCGCAGGCAGTTCCCCACAGTCCGCGTTTCGCGTCTTGCGCAGGGGATTCCCCTTGGGGCCGAAGTAAAATTTATGGACAAGGAAACCCTGCGACAATCCCTGCAATTTCGGCAGGATCTCTCCTGA